The following coding sequences lie in one Corynebacterium humireducens NBRC 106098 = DSM 45392 genomic window:
- a CDS encoding NUDIX hydrolase has translation MTELWDILDDNRRPTGRTAPRQDGLVDGDLHVVVHVCLFNAAGEMLIQRRTETKRDWPGLWDFSVGGSIHAGETSREGALREVREELGLDVELGRPSFTFNFQYGFDDFYLLRHDVALPLAAVPNEEVAEVRWASPDDVVELLRAGEFINYRESVVRFVFDFLDHRNIFDSRDLRRGR, from the coding sequence GTGACCGAGCTCTGGGACATTCTCGACGACAACCGCCGACCCACCGGCCGCACCGCGCCCCGCCAGGACGGGCTTGTCGACGGCGACCTCCACGTCGTCGTCCACGTCTGCCTCTTCAACGCGGCGGGGGAGATGCTCATCCAGCGGCGGACCGAGACCAAAAGGGACTGGCCCGGACTGTGGGACTTCTCCGTCGGCGGCAGCATCCACGCCGGTGAGACCAGCCGCGAGGGGGCGCTGCGGGAGGTCCGGGAGGAGCTCGGGCTCGATGTCGAGCTCGGCCGCCCGAGCTTCACGTTCAACTTCCAGTACGGCTTCGACGACTTCTACCTGCTGCGTCACGACGTCGCCCTGCCCCTGGCGGCCGTCCCCAACGAGGAGGTCGCCGAGGTCCGCTGGGCGAGTCCCGACGACGTGGTGGAGCTGCTGCGGGCGGGGGAGTTCATCAACTACCGGGAGTCGGTGGTGCGGTTCGTCTTCGACTTCCTGGACCACCGCAACATCTTCGACTCCCGCGACCTCCGCCGGGGACGCTAG
- a CDS encoding SDR family oxidoreductase: MDKKVAVVTGAGGGLGRMFAQALGRDGWAVALLGRTRETLEETAAEIDDALVVVCDIADEDSVAEAFAEITGWHGRLDLLVNNAGVPGPTGELHTIDPAEWRRTFETNITGTFLCTQQAFAWMADNGGGRIINNGSIAGHSPRPGVGAYAASKAAVASLTVSTALDGRPYGITATELDIGNARTALLGSFTGSEPMFDAAEAARLLVAVAAMPADVSVDQVTVTAAGMPYLGRG, encoded by the coding sequence ATGGACAAGAAGGTAGCTGTTGTGACCGGTGCCGGCGGGGGCCTGGGGCGGATGTTCGCCCAGGCCCTGGGGCGTGACGGATGGGCGGTGGCGCTCCTGGGGCGCACCCGGGAGACGCTGGAGGAGACCGCCGCGGAGATCGACGACGCGCTGGTGGTCGTCTGCGACATCGCCGACGAGGACAGCGTCGCGGAGGCCTTCGCCGAGATCACCGGTTGGCACGGTCGCCTCGACCTGCTGGTCAACAACGCCGGCGTGCCCGGCCCGACCGGCGAGCTGCACACCATCGACCCGGCCGAGTGGCGCCGTACCTTCGAGACCAACATCACCGGCACGTTCCTGTGCACCCAGCAGGCCTTCGCGTGGATGGCGGACAACGGGGGCGGGCGGATCATCAACAACGGTTCCATCGCCGGTCACTCGCCGCGCCCGGGGGTGGGTGCGTACGCCGCGTCCAAGGCCGCGGTGGCGAGCCTGACGGTCTCCACGGCTCTCGACGGCCGCCCCTACGGCATCACCGCCACCGAGCTGGACATCGGCAACGCACGCACGGCCCTGCTGGGCTCGTTCACGGGCTCGGAGCCGATGTTCGACGCCGCGGAGGCCGCCCGTCTGCTCGTCGCCGTGGCGGCGATGCCGGCGGATGTGAGCGTGGACCAGGTGACGGTGACCGCCGCCGGGATGCCCTACCTGGGCCGCGGATAA
- a CDS encoding sulfite exporter TauE/SafE family protein codes for MSELLLILLIVLVGSALQRISGMGLGLVAGPVLAVTMGPVEGILVVNVLAFLNAAATTATVREYVDWRKFSLIASVLILGAVPGALLVREVSPSLLQAIVGALLLVALAVTTFGQKYIPQVTGNVPAVVAGIAGGFMNTLAGIAGPAITVYAQASRWAQQSFAATLQPIFMVAGAISFGIKILMGAGSLSDTDWLVWPVGIVGMALGLWLGVRLSRKVPRPRARTLALLLATAGGVTALVRGISGLV; via the coding sequence GTGTCTGAACTCCTGCTGATCCTCCTCATCGTCCTGGTCGGATCCGCGCTGCAGCGGATCTCCGGCATGGGGCTCGGCCTGGTCGCCGGGCCGGTGCTCGCCGTGACGATGGGGCCCGTCGAGGGCATCCTCGTCGTCAACGTGCTGGCCTTCCTCAACGCCGCCGCGACGACGGCCACCGTCCGGGAGTACGTGGACTGGAGGAAGTTCTCGCTCATCGCCTCCGTGCTCATCCTCGGGGCGGTCCCCGGTGCGTTGCTCGTGCGTGAGGTCTCGCCCTCCCTGCTGCAGGCGATCGTCGGTGCCCTCCTCCTGGTGGCGCTGGCGGTGACCACGTTCGGGCAGAAGTACATCCCGCAGGTCACCGGCAACGTCCCGGCCGTGGTGGCCGGCATAGCGGGTGGTTTCATGAACACCCTCGCCGGCATCGCGGGTCCCGCGATCACCGTGTACGCGCAGGCGTCACGGTGGGCGCAGCAGTCCTTCGCGGCCACGCTGCAGCCGATCTTCATGGTGGCGGGGGCGATCTCCTTCGGCATCAAGATCCTCATGGGGGCAGGGTCACTGTCGGACACCGACTGGCTCGTGTGGCCCGTCGGCATCGTCGGCATGGCGCTCGGGCTGTGGCTCGGCGTCCGGCTGAGCAGGAAGGTCCCCCGCCCACGGGCTCGTACCCTCGCTCTCCTCCTGGCCACCGCCGGTGGCGTCACCGCGCTGGTGCGCGGCATCAGCGGCCTCGTTTAG
- the coaD gene encoding pantetheine-phosphate adenylyltransferase, translated as MKAVCPGSFDPVTMGHLDIFTRAASHFDEVVVLVTANPNKHSGLFSVEERMDLIRQVTAHVPNISVDWWGGLLVDYTNEHGISALVKGLRTALDYEYELPMAQMNRRLSGIDTFFLLTDEKYGYISSSLCKEVARFGGDVSGLLPEPVVDAVKAKYA; from the coding sequence ATGAAAGCCGTCTGCCCCGGATCCTTCGATCCGGTGACCATGGGTCACCTGGACATCTTCACCCGCGCGGCCAGCCACTTCGACGAGGTCGTCGTGCTGGTCACCGCCAACCCGAACAAGCACTCCGGCCTGTTCAGCGTCGAGGAGCGGATGGACCTCATCCGTCAGGTCACCGCCCACGTGCCGAACATCAGCGTCGACTGGTGGGGTGGCCTGCTCGTCGACTACACCAACGAGCACGGCATCTCCGCCCTGGTCAAGGGACTGCGTACCGCACTCGACTACGAGTACGAGCTTCCCATGGCGCAGATGAACCGCCGGCTGTCGGGCATCGACACCTTCTTCCTCCTCACCGACGAGAAGTACGGCTACATCTCCTCCTCGCTGTGCAAGGAGGTCGCCAGGTTCGGCGGCGACGTCTCCGGCCTGCTGCCCGAGCCGGTCGTGGACGCGGTGAAGGCGAAGTACGCATAA
- a CDS encoding thiamine-phosphate kinase: MNLKSIERVGVTSFPAHYSGPTLGEVGEHRAIEEIVAAAPSRRNGDDAAVLNHASPNSRAVATTDMLVEGRHFRVDWSTPEEIGRKSIVQNFADIEAMGARPIAALLAVSAPPHTPVSYLRGIAAGIHQKVEEYSAELVGGDLTSGNDLVLSVTAIGSLGGSRPELTLDRARPGQRVVAHGHIGWSAAGLALLERFGRDLRRIPEHLIPLLDAHFTPRLNPGRGVVARATGATCMTDNSDGLIVDLSTIARRSGVSIDLHSADITPPPIIYEAAEILDADPWEWVLTGGEDHTLLATTAGDPPSGFRVIGRVGRGDAVTIDGQPPRYGHGWVSF; encoded by the coding sequence ATGAATCTGAAGTCTATCGAAAGGGTCGGCGTGACCAGCTTTCCCGCCCACTATTCGGGCCCGACACTCGGTGAGGTGGGCGAACACCGCGCCATCGAGGAGATCGTCGCCGCCGCGCCGTCGCGTCGCAACGGTGATGACGCGGCCGTCCTCAACCACGCCTCCCCGAACTCCCGCGCGGTGGCCACGACCGACATGCTGGTCGAGGGCCGTCACTTCCGCGTCGACTGGTCCACCCCGGAGGAGATCGGCCGCAAGTCGATCGTGCAGAACTTCGCGGACATCGAGGCGATGGGGGCCCGCCCGATCGCCGCGCTGCTCGCCGTCTCCGCCCCGCCGCACACCCCGGTGTCCTACCTCCGCGGCATCGCCGCCGGCATCCACCAGAAGGTGGAGGAGTACTCGGCGGAACTGGTCGGCGGCGACCTCACCTCCGGCAACGACCTCGTCCTCTCCGTCACGGCGATCGGCTCGCTGGGTGGCTCCCGGCCGGAGCTCACCCTCGACCGGGCCCGCCCCGGGCAGCGGGTCGTCGCCCACGGGCACATCGGCTGGTCCGCCGCCGGCCTGGCGCTGCTGGAGCGTTTCGGCCGTGACCTGCGGCGCATCCCGGAGCACCTCATCCCGCTTCTCGACGCCCACTTCACCCCCCGCCTCAACCCCGGGCGCGGCGTCGTGGCCCGCGCCACCGGCGCGACGTGCATGACCGACAACTCCGACGGCCTCATCGTCGACCTGTCCACCATCGCCCGCCGCTCCGGCGTGAGCATCGACCTGCACTCCGCGGACATCACGCCGCCGCCGATCATCTACGAGGCCGCCGAGATCCTCGACGCCGACCCCTGGGAGTGGGTGCTCACCGGCGGGGAGGACCACACCCTCCTGGCCACCACCGCCGGGGATCCGCCCTCCGGCTTCCGCGTCATCGGGCGCGTCGGCCGTGGCGACGCCGTCACCATCGACGGCCAGCCCCCGCGCTACGGCCACGGGTGGGTGAGCTTCTGA
- a CDS encoding uracil-DNA glycosylase, protein MGLPVHESWQPVLAGVEKQIHDLGDFLRAEPAFLPRGNDILRAFQDPFDEVKVLIVGQDPYPTPGHAMGLSFSTNPGVRPLPRSLANIYRELHTDLGLPVAEDGDLTPWARQGVLLLNRVLTVRPGKPASHRGKGWEAVTEAAIRALAERDAPLVAILWGRDAQTAARFLGDTPRIESPHPSPLSASRGFFGSRPFSRANELLVSAGAEPVDWRL, encoded by the coding sequence ATGGGACTGCCTGTGCATGAGTCGTGGCAGCCGGTGCTCGCGGGCGTCGAGAAGCAGATCCACGACCTCGGTGACTTCCTCCGTGCCGAGCCCGCCTTCCTGCCCCGCGGCAACGACATCCTCCGTGCCTTCCAGGACCCCTTCGACGAGGTGAAGGTGCTCATCGTGGGGCAGGACCCGTACCCCACGCCCGGACACGCGATGGGACTGAGCTTCTCGACGAACCCCGGCGTCCGCCCCCTCCCACGCAGCCTCGCCAACATCTACCGGGAGCTGCACACCGACCTCGGGCTGCCGGTCGCGGAGGACGGCGACCTCACCCCGTGGGCGCGGCAGGGCGTGCTCCTGCTCAACAGGGTCCTCACCGTGCGGCCCGGGAAACCCGCCTCCCACCGCGGCAAGGGCTGGGAGGCGGTCACCGAGGCGGCCATCCGCGCCCTGGCGGAACGTGACGCCCCGCTCGTGGCGATCCTCTGGGGACGCGACGCGCAGACCGCCGCCCGCTTCCTCGGCGACACGCCGCGGATCGAGTCCCCGCACCCCTCGCCGCTGTCCGCATCCCGGGGTTTCTTCGGGTCCCGCCCCTTTTCGCGGGCGAATGAGCTCCTCGTGTCGGCGGGGGCGGAACCGGTGGACTGGCGGCTGTAG
- the rsmD gene encoding 16S rRNA (guanine(966)-N(2))-methyltransferase RsmD, giving the protein MTRIISGEARGRRIKVPPAGTRPTSDRAREGLFSSLQVRFGFTDARVLDLFAGSGALGLEAASRGAAEVVLVENNPAAVKIIEHNAGVVKHPNVRIEEMKASTYLAHAPREHFDMVLADPPYELTDEAVVEMLEALRPTLADGAAVVIERHVSSPETAWPAGYVPTTQKLKKRTYGIARMDMAVFHREESE; this is encoded by the coding sequence GTGACCCGCATCATCTCCGGGGAGGCCCGCGGCCGCAGGATCAAGGTGCCCCCGGCCGGCACCCGCCCCACCTCCGACCGCGCCCGGGAGGGGCTCTTCTCCTCCCTGCAGGTGCGTTTCGGCTTCACCGACGCCCGCGTCCTCGACCTGTTCGCCGGTTCCGGTGCCCTCGGCCTGGAGGCCGCCTCCCGCGGTGCCGCCGAGGTCGTCCTCGTCGAGAACAACCCGGCGGCGGTGAAGATCATCGAGCACAACGCGGGCGTCGTGAAGCACCCCAACGTGCGCATCGAGGAGATGAAGGCGTCGACCTACCTCGCCCACGCGCCGCGCGAGCACTTCGACATGGTGCTGGCGGACCCGCCGTACGAGCTCACCGACGAGGCCGTCGTCGAGATGCTCGAGGCCCTGCGGCCCACGCTTGCCGACGGCGCCGCGGTCGTCATCGAACGCCACGTCTCCTCCCCGGAGACCGCGTGGCCCGCCGGCTACGTGCCCACCACCCAGAAACTGAAGAAGCGCACCTACGGAATCGCCCGCATGGACATGGCCGTCTTCCACCGAGAGGAATCTGAATGA
- a CDS encoding DAK2 domain-containing protein produces the protein MSHPRELDGSRLHDWAARAVTELSARRAEINALNVFPVPDADTGSNMAHTMEAALAEVEKLTGSPDAAAVAGALAVGSVRGARGNSGLVLSQVLRAVADSASNGCVDGGSIARSLILAVQLVDRAIAEPVEGTVITVLRAAAVAAESCDAAGGTLHQVVTAAVEAGRTALANTPSQLEVLREAGVVDAGGTGFLVLLETLLAEIEGTAVHETPRVAPAAPAPDLEVTFFYSGDLDLLQTRISPLGDSLVIARADDTSGRVHIHSRDAGQVIETAYATGQVSDLRLEVLPDAPQVDAPRRVVVAVTPPGSVAELYREAGAIVVAPGEDVVSRILSQVRSSRAQELILLPNGLLDRRQLVSVERATHAFEQTFTIVPTGRLVTGIAALSVHDADAPIGVAAYTMTEAATAMRTDIVPTTLNGSVEDAVSGICRDMLATGGEHVILLTGTEVDVEKLSEDLGVEVLAFPADGLGHLVEIGVE, from the coding sequence ATGTCCCATCCGCGTGAGCTAGACGGCAGCCGACTCCACGACTGGGCGGCCCGTGCCGTCACCGAGCTGTCCGCCCGCCGCGCGGAGATCAACGCCCTCAACGTCTTCCCCGTCCCCGACGCCGACACCGGCTCCAACATGGCCCACACGATGGAGGCGGCCCTCGCCGAGGTGGAGAAGCTCACCGGCAGCCCCGACGCGGCCGCCGTCGCCGGCGCCCTGGCCGTGGGCAGCGTGCGCGGGGCCCGCGGCAACTCCGGCCTCGTGCTCAGCCAGGTGCTGCGGGCCGTCGCGGACTCCGCCTCCAACGGCTGCGTCGACGGCGGCAGCATCGCCCGCTCCCTCATCCTCGCGGTCCAGCTCGTCGACCGGGCGATCGCGGAACCGGTGGAGGGCACGGTCATCACCGTCCTGCGGGCCGCGGCCGTCGCCGCCGAGTCCTGCGACGCCGCCGGGGGGACCCTGCACCAGGTGGTCACCGCCGCCGTCGAGGCTGGCCGCACCGCCCTGGCCAACACGCCCTCCCAGCTGGAGGTCCTCCGCGAGGCGGGCGTCGTCGACGCCGGCGGCACCGGCTTCCTCGTCCTCCTGGAGACCCTCCTCGCCGAGATCGAGGGCACCGCCGTCCACGAGACCCCGCGCGTCGCCCCGGCCGCGCCCGCCCCGGACCTCGAGGTCACGTTCTTCTACTCCGGGGACCTGGACCTCCTGCAGACCCGCATCAGCCCCCTCGGCGACAGTCTGGTCATCGCCCGCGCCGACGACACCTCCGGCCGCGTCCACATCCACTCCCGCGACGCCGGCCAGGTCATCGAGACCGCCTACGCCACCGGCCAGGTCAGCGACCTGCGGCTCGAGGTGCTTCCCGACGCCCCCCAGGTCGACGCCCCCCGCCGCGTCGTCGTCGCCGTCACCCCACCCGGCTCCGTCGCCGAGCTCTACCGCGAGGCCGGCGCCATCGTCGTCGCGCCGGGGGAGGACGTCGTGTCCCGGATCCTCTCGCAGGTCCGCTCCTCCCGTGCCCAGGAACTCATCCTCCTGCCCAACGGACTTCTCGACCGCCGCCAGCTCGTCTCCGTCGAACGCGCCACCCACGCCTTCGAGCAGACCTTCACCATCGTGCCCACCGGCCGCCTCGTCACCGGGATCGCGGCCCTCAGTGTCCACGACGCGGACGCCCCCATCGGCGTCGCCGCCTACACGATGACCGAGGCCGCCACCGCGATGCGCACCGACATCGTCCCCACCACCCTCAACGGCTCCGTGGAGGACGCCGTCTCCGGGATCTGCCGGGACATGCTCGCCACCGGGGGAGAGCACGTCATCCTGCTGACGGGGACGGAGGTGGACGTCGAGAAGCTCAGTGAGGACCTCGGCGTCGAGGTCCTCGCCTTCCCCGCCGACGGACTGGGGCACCTCGTGGAGATCGGGGTCGAGTAG
- a CDS encoding ATP-dependent DNA helicase RecG produces the protein MLGWSDDRPLAEVLPKKEATALQKAFGYTTCMELLQHTPRAWSRHGSDVLADDAAEGDIITCVGSVLDVSVLQRDRTHITRVTISDGHNRFTASFFNSRWIPRVLTPGMRAMFSGKLNFYRGTPQLQHPDFLVLPGPGEKMAGSGSMKTIALYGDPDELFDDLDHIPIYPARAAMASWRIMAAVRHILATLDPVPEPLGEVPEGLVSLDEAIRGVHFPGPEGPGPHLERLKYNEALTLGLVMALRRLDTLRRDAPPMPPRDDAHRAGLLGALPYELTAGQRDVIDEITRDLEAGEPMSRLLQGEVGSGKTVVSLIAMLQAVDAGHQCALLAPTEVLVAQHARTLTTLLADAGLPVSVVPLTGSMSVPVKRQALLDIVSGQADIVVGTHAIIQDTVEFFDLGLVVVDEQHRFGVEQRARLRSKGRDGMTPHLLVMTATPIPRTIAMTVFGDLAVSTLRELPGGRQPIETFVVPEHRSSWVRRAILRIGEEVVAGRQAYVVCPRIEGPGGVLDVFDILGRGPFRDFHVGYLHGRMPAEEKDLMMRRFASGEVQILVATTVIEVGVDVPNATVMLIRESEMFGVSQLHQLRGRVGRGGHGSLCILHTLAAPDSEAYQRIHAVAETTDGFALAELDLIHRQEGDVLGTSQSGSARTVRLLNLLEDYAIIDRATGDAAALVERHPLLAQRLVLEIDRVDREFLEKS, from the coding sequence GTGCTCGGCTGGAGCGACGACCGACCGCTCGCGGAGGTCCTCCCGAAGAAGGAGGCCACCGCCCTGCAGAAGGCCTTCGGCTACACCACCTGCATGGAGCTCCTGCAGCACACGCCCCGCGCCTGGTCACGCCACGGCTCCGACGTGCTCGCCGACGACGCCGCCGAGGGCGACATCATCACCTGCGTGGGTAGCGTCCTCGACGTCAGCGTCCTGCAGCGGGACAGGACCCACATCACCCGCGTGACCATCAGCGACGGCCACAACCGCTTCACCGCGTCCTTCTTCAACTCCCGCTGGATCCCCCGGGTGCTCACCCCGGGCATGCGCGCCATGTTCTCCGGCAAGCTCAACTTCTACCGCGGCACCCCGCAGCTCCAGCACCCCGACTTCCTCGTCCTGCCCGGACCGGGGGAGAAGATGGCCGGCTCCGGCTCCATGAAGACCATCGCCCTCTACGGCGACCCCGACGAACTTTTCGACGACCTCGACCACATCCCCATCTACCCGGCCCGCGCCGCCATGGCGTCCTGGCGCATCATGGCGGCGGTCCGGCACATCCTCGCCACCCTCGATCCCGTGCCGGAACCCCTCGGCGAGGTCCCCGAGGGACTGGTCAGCCTCGACGAGGCCATCCGCGGCGTCCATTTCCCCGGCCCCGAGGGGCCCGGCCCCCACCTCGAGCGACTCAAGTACAACGAGGCCCTCACCCTGGGGCTGGTCATGGCGCTGCGCCGCCTCGACACGCTGCGCCGCGACGCACCCCCCATGCCACCCCGCGACGACGCCCACCGCGCCGGGCTGCTCGGGGCCCTGCCCTATGAACTCACGGCCGGGCAACGTGACGTCATCGACGAGATCACCCGGGACCTGGAGGCCGGGGAGCCCATGAGCCGGCTCCTCCAGGGCGAGGTCGGTTCCGGCAAGACGGTCGTCTCCCTGATCGCCATGCTGCAGGCCGTCGACGCCGGGCACCAGTGCGCCCTGCTGGCCCCCACCGAGGTGCTCGTCGCCCAGCACGCCCGCACCCTCACCACCCTGCTCGCCGACGCCGGTCTGCCCGTCTCCGTCGTCCCCCTCACCGGTTCCATGAGCGTCCCCGTCAAGCGGCAGGCCCTGCTCGACATCGTCTCCGGCCAGGCCGACATCGTCGTGGGCACCCACGCGATCATCCAGGACACCGTCGAGTTCTTCGACCTGGGGCTGGTCGTCGTCGACGAGCAGCACCGCTTCGGCGTCGAGCAGCGCGCCCGCCTGCGTTCCAAGGGCCGCGACGGGATGACCCCGCACCTGCTCGTCATGACCGCCACCCCCATCCCCCGCACCATCGCCATGACCGTCTTCGGCGACCTCGCGGTGTCCACCCTGCGGGAGCTGCCCGGTGGCCGCCAGCCCATCGAGACCTTCGTCGTACCCGAACACCGTTCCTCCTGGGTGCGGCGGGCGATCCTCCGCATCGGCGAGGAGGTCGTCGCCGGGCGGCAGGCCTACGTCGTCTGCCCCCGTATCGAGGGCCCCGGGGGAGTCCTCGACGTGTTCGACATCCTCGGCCGGGGCCCGTTCCGCGACTTCCACGTCGGCTACCTCCACGGCCGGATGCCCGCCGAGGAGAAGGACCTCATGATGCGGCGTTTCGCCTCCGGGGAGGTGCAGATCCTGGTGGCCACCACCGTCATCGAGGTCGGCGTCGACGTCCCCAACGCCACCGTCATGCTCATCCGCGAGTCGGAGATGTTCGGCGTCTCCCAGCTGCACCAGCTGCGCGGTCGCGTCGGCCGTGGCGGGCACGGGTCGCTGTGCATCCTCCACACCCTCGCCGCACCGGACTCCGAGGCCTACCAGCGCATCCACGCCGTCGCCGAGACCACCGACGGTTTCGCCCTCGCCGAGCTCGACCTCATCCACCGCCAGGAGGGCGATGTCCTGGGCACCAGCCAGTCCGGTTCCGCCCGCACCGTGCGCCTGCTCAACCTCCTGGAGGACTACGCGATCATCGACCGCGCCACCGGTGACGCCGCCGCCCTCGTGGAGCGGCACCCGCTCCTCGCCCAGCGACTCGTCCTGGAGATCGACCGGGTGGACCGGGAGTTCCTCGAGAAAAGCTAG
- a CDS encoding TIM barrel protein, giving the protein MITATNCSIGRASLTGGLDATLTPKVELWWPFAHPDPTDAEIRGVVAELEKRNLQLIALNMFGGDLAAGDRGILHEQDLPAAHIDALERFHELTGVSRFNLLLGRGGTRLTADQERRFAAVAGDVGKRFGGVAMVEPISATPDYPVTTVDHAAPLLEHGGLLLDLYHLAVNDAVDLSVMPEHVQIADNPGRGAPGTGSLPLEQWVQQLRDAGYEGEVAAEWLP; this is encoded by the coding sequence ATGATCACCGCGACAAACTGCTCCATCGGCCGGGCCAGCCTCACCGGCGGCCTGGACGCCACCCTGACGCCCAAGGTCGAACTGTGGTGGCCCTTCGCCCACCCCGACCCCACCGACGCCGAGATCAGGGGGGTCGTGGCCGAGCTGGAGAAGCGGAATCTGCAGCTCATCGCCCTCAACATGTTCGGTGGCGACCTGGCGGCGGGGGACCGCGGCATCCTCCACGAACAGGACCTGCCGGCGGCCCACATCGACGCCCTCGAGCGTTTCCACGAGCTGACCGGGGTCTCCCGCTTCAACCTGCTCCTCGGCCGCGGCGGGACCCGGCTCACCGCCGATCAGGAACGCAGGTTCGCTGCGGTGGCGGGGGACGTCGGGAAGCGTTTCGGGGGAGTGGCGATGGTGGAGCCGATCTCGGCCACCCCGGACTACCCCGTGACCACCGTGGACCACGCCGCCCCGCTCCTCGAGCACGGCGGCCTGCTGCTCGACCTCTACCACCTGGCGGTCAACGACGCCGTCGACCTCAGCGTCATGCCCGAGCACGTGCAGATCGCCGACAATCCCGGTCGCGGGGCCCCGGGCACCGGCAGCCTGCCGCTGGAACAGTGGGTGCAGCAGCTGCGCGACGCCGGTTACGAGGGCGAGGTCGCCGCGGAATGGCTCCCGTGA
- a CDS encoding amino acid ABC transporter ATP-binding protein — translation MTQLMIDAQQVCKSFGQLDVLKGIDLQVPRGEVACLIGPSGSGKSTFLRCVNHLEKVTAGRLYVDGELIGYRERDGVLHEISERDAARQRADIGMVFQQFNLFPHRTALENIIEAPVHVKGMSVKDAKRRGMELLEQVGLAHKAGAYPVQLSGGQQQRVAIARAVAMDPKLMLFDEPTSALDPELVGEVLRVMKELANDGMSMLVVTHEMGFAREVADKVVFMDGGRVVESGPPSEVLDNPKEGRTRAFLSSLF, via the coding sequence ATGACCCAACTCATGATCGACGCCCAGCAGGTGTGCAAGTCCTTCGGGCAGCTCGACGTGCTCAAGGGCATCGACCTGCAGGTTCCCCGTGGCGAGGTGGCCTGCCTCATCGGCCCCTCCGGCTCCGGCAAGTCCACCTTCCTGCGCTGCGTCAACCACCTGGAGAAGGTCACCGCCGGCCGCCTCTACGTCGACGGTGAGCTCATCGGCTACCGCGAACGCGACGGCGTGCTCCACGAGATATCCGAGAGGGACGCCGCCCGCCAGCGCGCCGACATCGGCATGGTTTTCCAGCAGTTCAACCTCTTCCCGCACCGCACAGCCCTCGAGAACATCATCGAGGCCCCCGTGCACGTCAAGGGCATGTCCGTGAAGGACGCGAAGAGACGCGGCATGGAGCTCCTCGAGCAGGTCGGCCTCGCGCACAAGGCCGGCGCGTACCCGGTGCAGCTCTCCGGCGGCCAGCAGCAGCGCGTCGCCATCGCGCGCGCCGTCGCCATGGACCCCAAGCTCATGCTTTTCGACGAGCCCACCTCCGCCCTCGACCCCGAGCTCGTCGGCGAGGTCCTGCGGGTGATGAAGGAGCTGGCCAACGACGGCATGAGCATGCTCGTGGTCACCCACGAGATGGGCTTCGCCCGCGAGGTCGCCGACAAGGTGGTCTTCATGGACGGCGGCCGCGTCGTCGAGTCCGGCCCGCCCTCCGAGGTGCTGGACAACCCGAAGGAGGGGCGCACGCGGGCGTTCCTGTCCTCGCTGTTCTAG
- a CDS encoding biotin/lipoyl-containing protein: MDICAPFAGIVRYHVSAGDSVDTGDPLATVEAVKLEAPVLAPGPGTVTSLAVEDFSDVLGGDLLLEVSE; encoded by the coding sequence ATGGATATCTGTGCCCCCTTCGCCGGCATCGTGCGGTACCACGTGTCGGCCGGAGACTCCGTCGACACCGGCGACCCCCTCGCCACCGTCGAGGCAGTCAAGCTCGAGGCCCCGGTGCTCGCGCCCGGCCCCGGCACCGTCACCTCCCTCGCCGTCGAGGACTTCAGCGACGTGCTCGGCGGCGACCTGCTCCTGGAGGTCAGCGAGTGA